One region of Halomicrobium sp. LC1Hm genomic DNA includes:
- a CDS encoding ATP-binding protein: MIDFGGGKKASPGRAGELGFADIVGQTELKEALLTVAANDDLDGLLIQGEKGTAKSTAVRALAALLPDQTVVADCPYGCPPDEPDRQCEDCRDRTDPPTEQRPVPLVTLPLGATRERVVGTLSVADALAGDYEFDPGLLARANRGILYVDEVNLLDDHLVDVLLDAAASGTNRVERDGVSVAHPADFTLVGTMNPEEGELRPQLRDRFALQATVTGADDLDDRVAIIEQALAGDDGDRQTDVSDDERRTQLREARAGLSAVTLPPEFTTEIAELCRDAGVDGHRADIATARAARTLAALDGRAKVLESDVRRAAAMALPHRLRSRPFEDAPDASELLDDHFDDESADESERDETDADGDGDPSEADGEGGDDADGETADEESAGDTADEESAGDTSDGDEGQTQQPADDDGEDDAPSPPPGSEAGDAGDESGGESDEQTEGTPLVPGQSPTPVGESDAPDLSPPEAVAEGRAGGGRGSVSPAVDGEGARVRTQRADSDRQIDAAASVRAATARGNAGVDSRDLRQSVRERDSAVLVVFAVDASASMRPAMRAAKGTVLELLKDAYQERDEVAFVTFAGEGADVLLPPTDSVTLAARHLKDLPTGDRTPLPAGLRAAGDVIRRADPAASVVVLVTDGRANVADGSPTEATRDAAREIASRGSSVVVVDAGDDGDTGLTGLIADETDGRCVPLDALSAERIDAAAGAASTNEI; the protein is encoded by the coding sequence ATGATTGATTTCGGTGGCGGCAAAAAAGCTTCGCCCGGGCGGGCGGGCGAACTCGGGTTCGCCGACATCGTGGGCCAGACGGAGCTCAAAGAGGCGCTGTTGACCGTCGCGGCCAACGACGACCTCGACGGACTGCTGATTCAGGGGGAGAAGGGCACCGCCAAGTCGACGGCTGTGCGGGCACTCGCGGCGTTGCTCCCCGACCAGACCGTCGTCGCCGACTGCCCGTACGGCTGTCCGCCGGACGAGCCCGACCGCCAGTGTGAGGACTGTCGCGATCGGACCGACCCGCCGACGGAGCAGCGTCCGGTCCCGCTCGTGACCCTCCCGCTGGGCGCGACCCGCGAGCGCGTCGTCGGGACGCTCTCGGTCGCCGACGCGCTCGCTGGCGACTACGAGTTCGACCCCGGCCTGCTGGCGCGAGCGAATCGCGGCATCCTCTACGTCGACGAGGTGAATCTGCTGGACGACCACCTCGTCGACGTGTTACTGGACGCCGCAGCCAGCGGCACCAACCGCGTCGAGCGCGACGGCGTGAGCGTCGCCCACCCCGCCGACTTCACGCTCGTCGGGACGATGAACCCCGAAGAGGGTGAACTACGGCCCCAGCTACGGGACCGCTTCGCGCTCCAGGCGACCGTCACGGGTGCCGACGACCTCGACGACCGGGTCGCGATTATCGAGCAGGCGCTTGCAGGCGACGACGGCGACCGGCAGACCGACGTTTCCGACGACGAGCGCCGGACCCAGCTCCGCGAGGCCCGAGCGGGGCTGTCGGCGGTGACCCTGCCCCCCGAGTTCACCACCGAGATCGCCGAGTTGTGCCGCGACGCGGGCGTCGACGGCCACCGCGCGGACATCGCGACGGCCCGCGCCGCTCGCACCCTCGCGGCACTCGACGGCCGCGCGAAGGTCCTCGAATCCGACGTACGGCGGGCGGCCGCCATGGCCCTGCCCCACCGACTCCGCTCGCGTCCCTTCGAGGACGCGCCAGACGCCTCGGAGCTGCTGGACGACCACTTCGACGACGAGAGTGCCGACGAGTCCGAGCGAGACGAGACCGACGCGGACGGCGACGGAGACCCGAGTGAGGCCGACGGGGAGGGCGGTGACGACGCCGACGGCGAGACCGCAGACGAAGAGAGCGCGGGCGACACCGCCGACGAAGAGAGTGCAGGCGACACGTCGGACGGCGACGAGGGGCAGACACAGCAGCCGGCCGACGACGACGGCGAAGACGACGCCCCGTCACCGCCGCCCGGCTCCGAGGCCGGCGACGCCGGGGACGAGTCCGGCGGCGAGAGCGACGAACAGACCGAGGGGACGCCGCTGGTGCCCGGCCAGTCTCCGACGCCGGTCGGCGAGAGCGACGCGCCCGACCTCAGCCCGCCCGAGGCCGTCGCCGAGGGCCGGGCCGGCGGCGGACGCGGTTCGGTCAGTCCCGCCGTCGACGGGGAGGGTGCGCGGGTCAGGACCCAGCGCGCGGACTCGGACCGCCAGATCGACGCCGCGGCCTCGGTCCGGGCCGCGACCGCACGCGGCAACGCCGGCGTCGACTCTCGCGACCTCCGCCAGTCGGTCCGGGAACGGGACAGCGCCGTGCTCGTGGTCTTCGCCGTCGACGCGAGCGCGTCGATGCGGCCGGCGATGCGGGCCGCGAAGGGGACGGTGCTGGAACTCCTGAAAGACGCCTACCAGGAGCGCGACGAGGTCGCGTTCGTGACCTTCGCCGGTGAGGGGGCCGACGTGCTCTTGCCCCCGACCGACAGCGTCACGCTCGCGGCCAGACACCTCAAGGACCTCCCGACGGGGGACCGGACGCCCCTGCCGGCGGGACTGCGCGCTGCCGGCGACGTGATCCGGCGGGCCGATCCGGCCGCCAGCGTCGTCGTCCTCGTGACCGACGGGCGAGCGAACGTCGCCGACGGGAGCCCGACCGAGGCGACGCGCGACGCGGCCCGCGAGATCGCTTCGCGGGGAAGTTCCGTCGTGGTCGTCGACGCCGGAGACGACGGCGACACCGGCCTCACGGGGCTGATCGCCGACGAGACCGACGGCCGGTGCGTGCCCCTGGACGCGCTCTCGGCCGAACGGATCGACGCCGCCGCCGGAGCCGCCAGCACAAACGAGATTTAA
- a CDS encoding CbtB domain-containing protein encodes MTTTTDTVSGRVAQAQTELTPTQLLAGIALVAALGFALVFLQAPMAHDSMHNFRHAAGVVCH; translated from the coding sequence ATGACGACTACTACCGACACCGTCTCGGGTCGCGTCGCACAGGCACAGACGGAACTGACCCCGACACAGTTACTCGCCGGCATCGCGCTCGTGGCCGCGCTGGGCTTCGCGCTGGTCTTCCTCCAGGCACCGATGGCCCACGACTCGATGCACAACTTCCGACACGCGGCGGGGGTCGTCTGTCACTGA
- a CDS encoding CbtA family protein: MLAEYILRGAKAGLVAGLLFGLLVALVANPLVAAADTHGHAEAGTSGEHAEEGHAEGEHAEEGHAEGEHAEDSHAEAGGHHESAVSATVTNVVSVGASVLWGLLLGTVVFGVAGYVLEPIVPGEGAVQSALLAVGGFVTVSGAPWLLLPPSLPGVERAIPTDTGMVLYAGMMVAGAVVCLLSAVCYDRLRDRYGRPAAAVAALVPFGLLAVPATLTPLGPATGSLSPALADGLLGTVVFGQLLLWTALAATHARLGGDDPSRPATPSARTDATFTAD; this comes from the coding sequence ATGCTCGCCGAATACATCCTCCGCGGCGCGAAAGCGGGACTGGTCGCGGGCCTGCTGTTCGGACTGCTCGTCGCTCTGGTCGCCAATCCGCTCGTCGCCGCGGCCGACACGCACGGCCACGCCGAGGCCGGAACCTCCGGCGAACACGCCGAAGAAGGCCACGCTGAGGGTGAACACGCCGAAGAAGGCCACGCTGAGGGTGAACACGCCGAAGATAGCCACGCCGAGGCCGGCGGCCACCACGAGAGCGCCGTCTCGGCGACGGTGACGAACGTCGTGAGCGTCGGTGCCAGCGTGCTGTGGGGCCTGTTGCTCGGGACGGTCGTGTTCGGCGTCGCCGGCTACGTCCTCGAACCGATCGTTCCCGGCGAGGGGGCCGTCCAGAGCGCGCTGCTCGCGGTCGGGGGCTTCGTCACCGTCTCCGGCGCGCCGTGGCTCCTCCTCCCGCCGTCGCTTCCGGGCGTCGAACGCGCCATCCCGACGGACACCGGGATGGTGCTCTACGCCGGCATGATGGTCGCTGGCGCGGTCGTCTGCCTGCTGTCTGCGGTGTGCTACGACCGACTGCGCGACCGGTACGGTCGCCCCGCGGCGGCGGTCGCCGCGCTGGTCCCGTTCGGGCTGCTCGCGGTTCCGGCCACGCTCACGCCGCTGGGGCCGGCGACCGGCTCGCTCTCACCGGCGCTGGCCGACGGACTGCTCGGGACGGTCGTCTTCGGCCAGCTCCTCCTGTGGACGGCCCTCGCCGCGACGCACGCGCGACTGGGCGGTGACGATCCGTCGCGACCGGCGACCCCGTCCGCACGGACAGACGCCACCTTCACCGCGGACTGA
- a CDS encoding ferredoxin, translating into MEERTAEVHERGFSDHVLVCTNGREEHACCGEAGGEAVFDAVVVWLRERDLLWSRVYVAETGCLGLCSADGAAIAVHPRSNWYADVRPDEVAALLAEEFGPDGSRLGVPAD; encoded by the coding sequence ATGGAGGAACGCACGGCCGAGGTCCACGAGCGAGGCTTCTCCGATCACGTCCTCGTCTGTACGAACGGCCGAGAGGAGCACGCCTGCTGTGGCGAGGCCGGCGGCGAGGCAGTTTTCGACGCCGTCGTCGTGTGGCTCCGCGAGCGTGACCTGCTGTGGTCGCGCGTCTACGTCGCCGAGACGGGCTGTCTCGGACTCTGTAGCGCCGACGGCGCGGCGATCGCGGTCCACCCTCGGAGCAACTGGTACGCCGACGTACGGCCCGACGAGGTGGCCGCGCTGCTGGCCGAGGAGTTCGGTCCCGACGGGTCCCGACTCGGCGTCCCAGCGGACTGA
- a CDS encoding DUF3209 family protein → MSCYEIEALRLGLMNVLGSEDEHAREHAERELDGELDGPIEALAEAQSLSAIERHLDAALVDLEAEIAEADPESQEYDYMRGRLVAVRDAERAVHRLTSQGESVLDGLGEAHDVLHEAFPVDE, encoded by the coding sequence ATGAGCTGCTACGAAATCGAAGCACTCCGACTCGGACTGATGAACGTACTGGGAAGTGAAGACGAACACGCGCGCGAGCACGCGGAGCGAGAGCTCGACGGCGAACTCGACGGACCGATCGAGGCGCTGGCCGAGGCACAGTCGCTCTCGGCCATCGAGCGCCACCTCGACGCGGCGCTGGTCGATCTCGAAGCCGAGATCGCCGAGGCCGACCCGGAGAGCCAGGAGTACGACTACATGCGAGGGCGACTCGTCGCGGTCCGGGACGCCGAGCGGGCGGTCCACCGGCTGACGAGCCAGGGCGAGAGCGTCCTCGACGGACTGGGCGAGGCCCACGACGTGCTCCACGAAGCCTTCCCGGTCGACGAGTGA
- a CDS encoding CbiX/SirB N-terminal domain-containing protein yields the protein MTADAAATPVSLDDEAVLLVGHGSRREKSNEQVRELAAAVEERLGVPTDAGFLELAEPSIDEAIAGLAASVSRVTVVQLSLFAASHVKNDVPLAVEQARSAHPDLTIHNGAHLGVHPAIVDLLDDRAATVEAELGLDRTADELTVVLCARGSSDPDANSDAHKLARLLYEGRAFDHVETSFIGVTEPLLEDTLHTVAKRRPDGVVVLPYMLGDGVLTQRIRDRADAFDEEYPYVDAAAGDPLGTDSRLLDVLGDRWQEARTDSVEMSCDTCKYKVELDGYEEDVGGARAMLRALTHQETHADRENVDDDPHAHDAPEKHVAVCTNQTCAADGSAAVLERLRQAERDSEACDARVTRSSCLGRCGEGPMVAVYPDGVWYGGVGEDDAERIVSSHLDRDRIVSELVDQTLSQ from the coding sequence ATGACCGCCGACGCCGCCGCGACGCCGGTCTCGCTCGACGACGAGGCAGTCCTGCTGGTCGGGCACGGCTCCCGACGCGAGAAGTCGAACGAACAGGTCCGGGAGCTGGCCGCGGCCGTCGAGGAGCGCCTCGGCGTGCCGACCGACGCGGGCTTTCTCGAACTCGCCGAGCCCTCGATCGACGAGGCCATCGCGGGACTGGCGGCGTCGGTCTCGCGGGTCACCGTCGTCCAGCTCTCGCTCTTTGCCGCGAGCCACGTCAAGAACGACGTGCCCCTGGCGGTCGAGCAGGCCCGCTCGGCCCACCCCGATCTGACGATCCACAACGGGGCACACCTCGGTGTCCACCCGGCGATCGTGGATCTGCTGGACGACCGCGCGGCGACGGTCGAGGCGGAACTCGGGCTCGACCGCACGGCGGACGAGCTGACGGTCGTCCTCTGTGCGCGGGGCTCTAGCGACCCCGACGCCAACAGCGACGCGCACAAGCTGGCGCGCCTGCTGTACGAGGGGCGCGCGTTCGACCACGTCGAGACGAGCTTCATCGGCGTGACCGAGCCGCTCCTGGAAGACACACTACACACGGTCGCAAAGCGGCGACCGGACGGCGTCGTCGTCCTCCCCTACATGCTCGGCGACGGGGTCCTCACCCAGCGGATTCGGGACCGCGCCGACGCGTTCGACGAGGAGTACCCCTACGTCGACGCCGCGGCCGGCGATCCCCTCGGGACGGACTCGCGGCTGCTGGACGTGCTGGGCGACCGCTGGCAGGAGGCCCGCACCGACAGCGTCGAGATGTCCTGTGACACCTGCAAGTACAAGGTCGAACTCGACGGCTACGAGGAAGACGTGGGCGGCGCGCGGGCGATGCTCCGGGCGCTGACCCACCAGGAGACCCACGCCGACCGCGAGAACGTCGACGACGACCCACACGCACACGACGCCCCGGAGAAACACGTCGCCGTCTGTACGAACCAGACCTGCGCGGCCGACGGCTCGGCCGCCGTCCTGGAGCGGCTCCGGCAGGCCGAACGCGACTCGGAGGCCTGTGACGCCCGCGTGACCCGCTCCTCGTGTCTCGGTCGCTGTGGCGAGGGGCCGATGGTCGCCGTCTACCCCGACGGCGTCTGGTACGGCGGCGTCGGCGAGGACGACGCCGAACGGATCGTCTCCTCGCACCTCGACCGTGATCGCATCGTCTCGGAACTCGTCGATCAAACACTCTCACAATGA
- a CDS encoding cobalamin biosynthesis protein, translating into MSDADSADPATPTAAEDLLTVTPGTAYFWGRVAGDGDLTADCVTVRAGDETAADALAAVAGADRTDRDHRVAERESAHDASIVRYEDAYELQVFGPPADRASAALGLPLDGQPGGYRFDAFSEERAALVRGLLEACGTVCFRESSGSVGISFVHDDERLLATIQSLLAEAAPTLPADDRSETSSGGYWFGLADDADVAAFAEWVYAGSDETGLYSAERRQKLRRSVERATGSDVGALE; encoded by the coding sequence ATGAGTGACGCCGACAGCGCCGACCCTGCGACGCCGACGGCCGCCGAGGACCTGCTGACGGTCACGCCCGGAACGGCGTACTTCTGGGGTCGGGTCGCCGGAGACGGCGATCTCACCGCGGACTGCGTGACCGTCCGGGCGGGCGACGAGACGGCCGCGGACGCGCTGGCGGCAGTCGCCGGTGCCGACCGCACCGACCGCGACCACCGCGTCGCCGAGCGCGAGTCCGCACACGACGCCTCGATCGTCCGGTACGAGGACGCATACGAGCTACAGGTGTTCGGCCCGCCCGCGGACCGAGCGAGCGCGGCGCTCGGCCTCCCGCTTGACGGCCAGCCCGGTGGCTACCGCTTCGACGCCTTCAGCGAGGAGCGGGCGGCGCTGGTGCGTGGCCTGCTGGAGGCCTGCGGGACGGTCTGTTTCCGCGAGTCCTCTGGGTCGGTCGGGATCTCGTTCGTCCACGACGACGAGCGCCTGCTGGCGACGATCCAGTCGCTACTCGCCGAGGCAGCGCCGACGCTGCCGGCGGACGACCGCTCGGAGACGTCCTCGGGAGGCTACTGGTTCGGACTCGCAGACGACGCCGACGTGGCGGCGTTCGCCGAGTGGGTGTACGCCGGCAGCGATGAGACGGGACTCTACTCGGCTGAGCGCCGCCAGAAGCTCCGGCGCAGCGTCGAACGCGCCACCGGGAGCGACGTGGGAGCGTTGGAATGA
- a CDS encoding ferredoxin, whose amino-acid sequence MTTEYRVALDREACDGIFACLVRDDRFVEASDGLATIGAGERDPDETVVATFDDDRIEDARQAAAACPVDAISVREGDDE is encoded by the coding sequence ATGACTACTGAGTACCGCGTGGCACTCGACCGGGAGGCCTGCGACGGCATCTTCGCCTGTCTCGTCCGTGACGATCGGTTCGTCGAGGCCAGCGACGGGCTGGCGACGATCGGCGCGGGAGAGCGCGACCCCGACGAGACCGTCGTCGCGACGTTCGACGACGACCGGATCGAGGACGCCAGACAGGCCGCGGCCGCGTGTCCGGTCGACGCGATCTCGGTGCGGGAGGGCGACGATGAGTGA
- the cobJ gene encoding precorrin-3B C(17)-methyltransferase — MSTDDTTDASSTDAESKCGASSTDTTDAGSDDSASKCGASTDSSSSGSGCGGSDSTTDEKVGATVDDFDAAPGRLVAVGLGPGQPEGMTQRARGALLEAEHIVGYTTYVDLLPEEVTESADELYDTPMCGEVSRTEEAIDRALAGNDVAIIGSGDPNVYALAGLALEILESKGGTASAVDFEVVPGVPAAQSCGARLGAPLVNDTVSVSLSDHLTPMETIESRLHAVAGEGFTIAIYNPWSRKRRENFQRCCEILLEHREPDTPVGIVHGAGREDEAVEIVELGELEDLGETDLIDMTTTILVGNEDTYVWDDRMVTPRGYESKYDY, encoded by the coding sequence ATGAGCACTGACGACACCACCGACGCGAGTAGCACAGACGCAGAATCGAAGTGCGGTGCCAGCAGCACCGACACCACCGACGCAGGGAGCGACGACAGTGCGTCGAAGTGCGGAGCGAGCACCGACAGCTCGTCGTCCGGTTCCGGCTGTGGCGGCTCGGACTCGACGACCGACGAGAAGGTCGGCGCGACCGTCGACGACTTCGACGCAGCGCCCGGTCGCCTCGTGGCGGTCGGGCTCGGTCCCGGCCAGCCAGAGGGGATGACCCAGCGAGCGCGGGGCGCGCTGCTCGAAGCGGAACACATCGTCGGCTACACGACCTACGTCGACCTGCTGCCCGAGGAGGTCACCGAGTCGGCCGATGAACTGTACGACACGCCGATGTGTGGCGAGGTCTCTCGGACGGAGGAGGCCATCGACCGCGCGCTGGCGGGCAACGACGTGGCGATCATCGGCAGCGGCGATCCCAACGTCTACGCGCTCGCCGGCCTCGCACTGGAGATCCTCGAATCGAAGGGCGGGACGGCGAGCGCCGTCGACTTCGAGGTCGTCCCCGGCGTGCCCGCGGCCCAGTCCTGTGGCGCACGGCTGGGCGCGCCGCTGGTCAACGACACCGTCAGCGTCTCGCTGTCTGACCACCTGACGCCCATGGAGACCATCGAGTCGCGCCTGCACGCCGTCGCTGGCGAGGGCTTTACCATCGCCATCTACAACCCCTGGAGCCGCAAGCGACGGGAGAACTTCCAGCGGTGCTGTGAGATCCTGCTGGAACACCGCGAGCCCGACACGCCCGTGGGGATCGTCCACGGCGCGGGCCGCGAGGACGAGGCCGTCGAGATCGTCGAGCTGGGCGAGCTCGAAGACCTCGGCGAGACCGACCTGATCGACATGACGACGACCATCCTCGTGGGCAACGAGGACACCTACGTCTGGGACGACCGGATGGTGACCCCGCGGGGGTACGAGTCCAAGTATGACTACTGA
- a CDS encoding precorrin-3B C(17)-methyltransferase — translation MAGESHDGSDASGESRPASEPPDDHGTLSVVGIGPGLPHAMTQEAKDVIRTADCVIASNLYQEFLRKDGTLPPESAAVEAAADGGSASEASGTSSGHRSDGGTESESGTVLERPNGTRQELVRSSMGRQIELASEAFERVRDGQDVAHVSGGDPNVYGKSDLLYTMAEAEGATDVPIEVVPGVTAALGGAANLGAPLSNDFCTISLSDKWRGWDEIEEKLRAAAISGFVVVLYNCWRDYERAIEVLREERADDVPVGIFNDAGRGEAGRNLEDETHTITTLGAATDHDDEVGGMGTSILVGNHETEVWENDYGKHLVTPRGGRDVDDF, via the coding sequence ATGGCGGGCGAGTCGCACGACGGCTCGGACGCGAGCGGCGAGAGCCGACCCGCGAGCGAACCCCCAGACGACCACGGGACCCTCTCCGTCGTCGGCATCGGTCCCGGCCTCCCCCACGCGATGACACAGGAAGCGAAAGACGTGATCCGCACCGCGGACTGCGTCATCGCCTCCAACCTCTACCAGGAGTTCCTCCGCAAGGACGGGACGCTGCCCCCGGAGAGCGCGGCGGTCGAGGCGGCCGCGGACGGGGGTTCCGCGAGCGAAGCGAGCGGAACCTCGTCGGGCCACAGGTCCGACGGCGGGACCGAGAGCGAGTCGGGGACCGTCCTCGAACGACCGAACGGGACCCGCCAGGAGCTCGTGCGGTCCTCGATGGGTCGCCAGATCGAACTCGCCAGCGAGGCCTTCGAGCGGGTCCGCGACGGCCAGGACGTGGCCCACGTCTCCGGTGGCGACCCGAACGTCTACGGCAAGAGCGATCTGCTGTACACGATGGCCGAAGCCGAGGGCGCGACCGACGTGCCCATCGAGGTCGTCCCCGGCGTGACGGCGGCGCTCGGCGGCGCGGCCAACCTCGGTGCGCCCCTCTCGAACGACTTCTGTACGATCTCGCTGTCCGACAAGTGGCGCGGCTGGGACGAGATCGAGGAAAAGCTCCGGGCCGCAGCGATCAGTGGCTTCGTCGTCGTCCTCTACAACTGCTGGCGCGACTACGAGCGCGCCATCGAGGTGCTCAGAGAGGAGCGGGCCGACGACGTGCCGGTGGGCATCTTCAACGACGCCGGCCGCGGCGAGGCCGGTCGCAATCTGGAGGACGAGACCCACACGATCACGACGCTTGGCGCAGCGACCGACCACGACGACGAGGTCGGCGGCATGGGCACCTCGATCCTCGTGGGCAACCACGAGACCGAGGTCTGGGAGAACGACTACGGCAAACACCTCGTCACCCCGCGCGGCGGGCGTGACGTCGACGACTTCTGA
- the cbiG gene encoding cobalt-precorrin 5A hydrolase has translation MSIDNDGTETDASSDGSSGHCSTSDSDGEVAEEIAIISFERKLDTAREIVAEIGDDYETVDIVEYHGDVFEEYWGEYDCFVGLMASGIAMRKTAPLLDDKWDDPAIVVIDEALTWAIPITGGHHGANQVANDLAQLGAVPAMTTASEAAGKQGVESKAKALDTHVVNGDSTVATNLAVLNEELGPVARLDGPKAVLVGDDVTVLKRNEDDGVVLGTGTVSGVDSQQVLDAWDAALDDLGLDRSDVEFVATGTRKEGEDGLYEAAQEIGAGVVLFEKETLEAFEGPSPSRSKELIGWPGIAEASAIAGGREHDLAREKERFDDAVTVAVGR, from the coding sequence ATGAGCATCGACAACGACGGCACCGAGACGGACGCATCGAGCGACGGATCGAGCGGCCACTGTTCGACGTCCGACTCAGACGGGGAAGTGGCCGAGGAGATCGCGATCATCAGCTTCGAGCGCAAGCTCGACACCGCACGCGAGATCGTCGCCGAGATCGGCGACGACTACGAGACCGTCGACATCGTCGAGTACCACGGCGACGTGTTCGAGGAGTACTGGGGCGAGTACGACTGTTTCGTCGGCCTGATGGCCTCCGGCATCGCGATGCGAAAGACCGCGCCGCTGCTCGACGACAAGTGGGACGACCCCGCGATCGTCGTGATCGACGAGGCCCTGACGTGGGCCATCCCGATCACCGGGGGCCACCACGGTGCCAATCAGGTCGCCAACGACCTCGCGCAGCTGGGCGCAGTCCCGGCGATGACGACCGCGAGCGAGGCCGCGGGCAAGCAGGGCGTCGAGAGCAAGGCCAAGGCGCTGGACACCCACGTCGTCAACGGCGACTCGACGGTGGCGACGAACCTCGCGGTGCTGAACGAGGAACTGGGTCCCGTCGCCCGCCTCGACGGCCCGAAAGCCGTCCTCGTGGGCGACGACGTGACCGTGCTCAAGCGCAACGAAGACGACGGCGTGGTGCTGGGGACCGGAACGGTCTCGGGCGTCGACAGCCAGCAGGTGCTCGACGCCTGGGACGCCGCGCTCGACGATCTGGGACTCGACCGCTCGGACGTGGAGTTCGTCGCGACCGGGACCCGAAAGGAGGGCGAAGACGGCCTCTACGAGGCCGCCCAGGAGATCGGGGCCGGCGTCGTCCTCTTCGAGAAAGAGACTCTAGAAGCGTTCGAGGGCCCCTCGCCCTCCCGGTCGAAGGAACTGATCGGCTGGCCGGGCATCGCGGAGGCCTCGGCCATCGCGGGCGGCCGAGAGCACGACCTCGCCCGCGAGAAGGAGCGCTTCGACGACGCCGTCACCGTGGCGGTGGGGCGGTAG
- a CDS encoding cobalt-precorrin-4/precorrin-4 C(11)-methyltransferase yields the protein MTDPQDAIDAAADDRGDRDDRIQAHAAGDVQDGIPFVGAGPGDPGLLTVTGRELVEDADLVVHAGSLVNSELLDAYCADAEQVSSIGKDLEELVPLMRDAYEDGRDVVRLHSGDPAIYGAALEQMDALEHEGVPTYIVPGVTSAFAASATLRTQLTLNGVANHVAFTRPQGKTLDAEDDHISEFVEMGDVTTCLYLGTHAVAETMDRLLDDGHDPDTPVAVVYHASWPDEDVIEGTVETIGDRVEAAGYRASALVVIGDAARKAGYERSYLYDGWANRDGSESEADD from the coding sequence ATGACGGACCCACAGGACGCGATCGACGCGGCCGCAGACGACCGCGGGGACCGCGACGACCGGATCCAGGCCCACGCCGCTGGCGACGTACAGGATGGGATTCCCTTCGTCGGTGCCGGCCCCGGCGATCCGGGACTGCTGACGGTCACCGGCAGGGAACTCGTCGAGGACGCCGATCTGGTCGTCCACGCCGGCTCGCTGGTCAACAGCGAGCTGCTCGACGCCTACTGTGCGGACGCCGAGCAAGTTTCGAGCATCGGCAAGGACCTCGAAGAGCTGGTGCCGCTGATGCGAGACGCCTACGAGGACGGACGAGACGTGGTGCGGCTCCACAGCGGCGATCCGGCGATCTACGGCGCGGCGCTGGAACAGATGGACGCGCTGGAACACGAGGGCGTTCCGACCTACATCGTCCCCGGCGTGACCTCGGCGTTCGCCGCGAGTGCGACGCTGCGGACCCAGCTGACCCTGAACGGCGTGGCGAACCACGTCGCCTTCACCCGCCCGCAGGGCAAGACCCTCGACGCCGAGGACGACCACATTAGCGAGTTCGTCGAGATGGGCGACGTGACGACCTGCCTCTATCTGGGGACTCACGCCGTCGCCGAGACGATGGACCGCCTGCTGGACGACGGCCACGACCCGGACACGCCCGTCGCCGTCGTCTATCACGCCTCCTGGCCGGACGAAGACGTGATCGAGGGGACCGTCGAGACGATCGGCGACCGCGTCGAGGCCGCCGGCTACCGCGCCTCGGCGCTGGTGGTGATCGGCGACGCGGCCCGGAAGGCGGGGTACGAACGGTCCTACCTGTACGACGGCTGGGCGAATCGCGACGGAAGCGAGAGCGAGGCAGACGACTGA